Sequence from the Maribacter aquivivus genome:
CGGTAAAATATCTGTAATTACAAGATTAGAAATGGAGTTTATACCAAAACTTTCTACGGTAATGGTAAAGGTTACAGTTTCGCCATCGCTAACTGTATTCTGGTCAGCCACTTTTTTTATGACCACATCTGGGTCGCAATAATAGGCCGTTAAAGGTTGAGAATCATAAGTACAACCGCCTTTTGTAACTCTTACATAGTAATCACCAGCTTGTGTTGGTTTATATGTAGCACTATCTGCACCTGCAATTAATACTCCGTTTTCAAACCATTGGTAATCATCAAAATTAGGGTCCACAACTTCTACTTCAGCTGTTGGTAGACAACCACCTCCAGTAACTTGAAGGTCTACTTCTGGTACGGTATCAAAACCTGAAAAGTAACCGGCAATACCTCTTGCGCCACTAAAACCTATAAAACCTACTGCTATAGGACCTGTAGAATTTACAGTAACATCACCTGTTAAATTTGGAACATAGTATGTTTTCCATAAGGTTGTTCCTGCCACTGCAGAAGGCGCTGGTAGGGCTACTGGGCCGCTGCCATCCTCTACTGTTATATTGGCATCGGGTGTTGTAGTAGAAGCTATAAGCGTTACGCCACCGGTCATGGTAACTCCGGCTGCATCTTCTATGTGTGTAATATTATCTACCGTATCTGGTAACAAACAGTTTACGGGAGCAATAAAGTTTAAGCCTTGCGTGTAAATTGCACTTGCACCTGCCATTAATTGATACGCATAGGCATCTTTTGAAGTGGTTACAAACATATTTCCACCTGCTGAAGAAACGGAATAATTACTTTCTGGTATTTCAAAATAATCACCATCGTTTATGGTAGCTATAGCTGTTGTGCTACCATTTACATAAATATTGGTGCCATTTTGTGTTCCGATTATAATAGGTATTTCGGTTTCACTTGTACCATTACCTCTAATAAAAACATACTCTTTTCCTAATTTATTTTGAGGCACTGGCTGATCAATAGCAGCATCTCTACCAGAATATCCTACCCTTACACTAGTGTTAAGACCACCGTTACTTATAACAATGGGGTTGTTGGAAATAACATCTGCACCTAACCAACCATCTGCATTTGCAGGAGTTTCTGCAACATAAGCTTCAAAAACAAAAGATTCATTGGCATCTAAATTTATGGTATAAGAATCGGCTATTATACCATCTCTATCATTACCTAATCTAAACTCACAATCTGGATCATATCCTGAAACCGTTACTGTAGTGCCATCTTCAGTAGCCATTATGCCTAGTGAATTTGTTAAACTAGCTTGAGTACCTTTATTTGGAGTTCCTCCCCACTTAAAATGATTTCCCATCGCCTGCCTTCCTTTACTTGTAAGGGAAGTTGCTTGTGAGCCGGATCTACCTCTATAATTCGCATAGAATTTTTCTCCACCAGGAGCTTCTAAACGTAAACCACCAATGGTTAGAATAATACCAGTATTACCATTACTCATCATTGTAATATCATTGTCGCCATTGGGTAGCGCTATTTCTTGAGGTATAGTTTTAGATAATGTAGTTGTGCTATAAATAGTTGTAGATGTGCCTCGATAAATGTTTACAGTAAACGCTGTGGTTTCTGGAGTTGATAAGTATATACTCTGTTGGGTAACAGCTTGGTTGTTACCACCTTGTTTTAATGGTGGTAAATAGTGAAGGTCGCTCAACTGGGAAAAACCAGCTGTGGTAACCATTATGAATATTATAAATAAAATTAACTTTTGCTTCATTATAAGCTTTTAGGGGGCATTGAGGTAAAGAAACTTAAATCACCTTAAAACCACAATTATTAGTTGTATAATACTAGTATTAAGTGGTTAATATGTAAAAAGGAGAGGTAGCTGAATTAGCTACCTCTATTAATTTACTTATCTATACAATGTGAAGTTTCCTACAAACTCTCTAGTATCTTCAGCACCATTTAATTTAATGACGTACCAGTAATCTCCAGTTGGCAGCTCATTTTCCTGATAGAATCCGTCCCAACCATCTTCATTATCCTTGAAGGTGAAGACAGAACGACCATATCGATCGTAGATGCTGATGAAAATCTCCGGATAAACCTCTATGTTTTCTGGCATCCAAAAATCGTTTTGACCATCGCCATTAGGAGTAAAGAAATTTGGAATTTCTATATCAATGAATTCAATGAAAATACTTTGTGTAACCTCACATCCATTTTCATCAATTACAGTAATGTCATAGGTGTCTGTTTCGGTTATATAGAATATATTTTCTGAACCTTGTTCAACACCATCAATATAGAACGCATAGTTTTCTTTTCCTCCTACAGCAGTTGCGGTAATTTGGTTAATATTACTTTCTACAACCGTAAGCTCTAACGGGTCAAAAGCTTCTATAACGACATCATAAGTAGCAATACATCCATTTGCATGAGAAATACTGATATAATGATTGCCAGGAGTTAAATTACTGAAACTACCATTTAATTGCATTTCTAATGGATCTACGGTGTCCAAACCAAATAGAATATCATTTTCAATACTTGGGTCGTTCAAAGTTATACTTACATAATTACTAGGACTGTTACCATCACATTCATAAACTGGTTCAACAACGGCACTTAAATCAACACCGGCATCTATAGTAACGATTATTGTTTCTTCACAACCTTGTGCATCTTCAATAAATATGATATAATCACCAGCAGCCAAGTTTGTAAAACTTAACCTGTCTTGTATAAAATCAGTTTCGGATTCTAAACGGGTGCTGTATGGAGCAGTACCACCTATTATGGTTAAATCAATTGTGCCATCTTCTTCACCTACACAAATTTCAGGAGTGGTTGCAGTTGTAATTTCTAATACATCTGGCTCTTCAATAGTAGCTTCAACTAGTTCAAAGCAACCGTTAGAATCTTGTGCAATAATAATATAATCACCAGGTGCCAATTCATCGAACGTATTGTCATCACTAAAACGATCTAAGTTTGGTGAAATAGCATATTGATATACACCAGAACCACCAAGCATATTTACCGTAATAACACCATCTTCTTGTCCATGACAAGTGACATCATTAAAAGTAGTATTTGCAGTATCTATTAGCAGTTCATCTGGTTCGGTAATTGAAATCAATAAAGAGGATACTTCACAATCATCGCTCTGAACCCTTACATAATATGGTCCCGCCAATAAATCTGTAAATAGACCTGTTGGTTGATTTGCACGTACTTCATTTGTTAATCCTGCATCAGAGAATAGGGCATATTGATAGTTGCCTAACCCGCCTTGCGCTTCTGCATTTATGACTCCGCTATTATCACCATTACAGCTAATAGTTGGGTTGTCATTATCTAGCGTAATAGTTAACGGTATAATCGGATTAATAGTAACGCTGTTACTTAGTACCGACACACAACCAAAACTATCTTGAATATAGTACTGATATGTATTTGGCAACACACCTGTGAAAAGATGGGTGTTAGGTCCGTTGGTTTCGTTCATAGCATTGAATGCAGATGTACCATCGGTGTTCCACATATATGGACCAGTACCACCAGAAGCAGTTAATAACAGTTGCGCATCATCTAAACATGTTGCTCTTTGCTCAGTTATTAATTGACCTCTAACTTCAACTGGTTCGGCAATTTCAACGATACTGGTTTCATCAGAACAGTTTAAGTCATCTAGAATAGTAACACTGTAATATCCTGATCTTAAATTCATGAATGTTGCTGTGGTCTGAGAACTAGATGTTTGTAAAAGGTTAGCTCCAGGTCCATCACCATCATATGTTTTAAGAATGTATCTGTAATTTGTAGATACTACTCTTGGCGTAAACGCTGCAGTAATAATACCGTCTGTATCACCTTCACATTCTAAACCTACAACAGATTGAATATTAGCAACAATCGGTTCTGGCGGAGTTAAGGTAAACGCATTGGTAAAAGTTTCTGTACAACCTAAATTATCGGTTACTTCTACTGTATATTGACCATCACTTAAACCGGTAAATAAATTACTGTTTACTTGATTTGCTGTATAAGTTGTTGTTGAACTAACATTTGTTAACATTATATTGAATGGAGCTTCACCACCATTAGGAGTGATGTTTGCACTACCCATGTCATTACTACAACCAACATCTTTTGTTTCTATCGTTGCTAAAGTTATTGCAGCACTTGGAGATGTGATCGTAAATGATTTTTCTTGAATACATTCAGGAGTTCCAACTTGTGAAGCTCTTAAAATATAACTACCTGCTGCAACAGGAATAGATGCTGTTGTACCTGTTCCTGTAAAAGTATCTGCATCATCTGTACGTGTAGTAGCTGTTCCATCGGCATTTAAAACTTCCCAATTGAAATCACCTGTGTAGGTAGCGTCGGTAAACGTTACTTCAATAGCCCCATCTGTTCCAAAACATACTACATCTGCAAGTTTATTCACTTCAATACTAAATGTATTTGGGTCTTCTACAATATGGGTTCTTGTTATTTCACAACCTGTAGTTACATTTTTAATACCAATAGTATAAGTGCCAATAGCTAAGTTTGTAAAAGTATTGTCACCAGTCTGGTACGTGGCAGATGGTAATATTCTAAACTCATAATTAGCAAGATTTGCCGTAGTGTTGGTTACAGTACTATTTACATTTATAGTAATATTTTCTCCACTGTTTACACAGTCTAAATCTCTATCTACATTTACTGTTGCGTCAATAAAAGTGTCATAAGGGTCTATGGTAACAATATGTTCTGTAGAACAACCTTCGTCATCGTATACACGAACAATAATATCACCACCGGCCGCATCTGTGTGCGTATAGGTTAAACTACTGCTGTTTTGAAGTACATTCGAAGTTGCATCATCTATAAATTCATAACGATTGTATGTTCCACTACCACCATTAATTGAACTTGCGTCTATTGTTATTGTGGCATTGTCACCATCATTACCTGTGGCACAACCAAATTGGTCAGGAACGGGAGCAGTAAATGTTACAGCTGCATTTTCATCTATAACCACTGTTTTTACTGTGGTACAGTTATTAGGGCCTCTTGCGGTTACATCATATGAGCCACCAGGTAAACCTGTGAAAGATTGGGTGGTTGCATCCCAAATAGCCGTTGCAGGCATAGGGTTTATCGTATATGTTAACGGATTATTTCCATTATTTACTTGAACCAGTTCTATGCTTCCATCTTCCGCACCTGAACAACTAACTTCAATAGGAGTTGCCATGAAATCTGGACGCGTAGCCGCAGGAATAGTTACTGCAAAAGTTCTACTACAATTTGGTGAAGCCGTGCCTATATCATAAACATTGACCGTATAAATTGTATCTACCGTATTATCTGGAACGGTTACTGGAACATTCATAGCACCACCGGGTAACGCCTGTCTTGTTTCAACATCATTAGATGAGCTGTCAAGAATTTCAAATTCATAATTTCCAGAACCTGAAATACCTTCAATAGCTATTTCAGCCTCAAAACCAGCATCACAACCAGGTGCCTTATCTAAATTAGCAGAAGCCTGTAGGGTAGGGTGTACCACTATATTAGTGTCTTCTGTACAACCTGTAGCATCTTTTATGAATATAGTATAACTTCCTGCTGCTACGGTGTTATAAGTTCCACCATTATTTTGGTATGTACTACCGCCATCAATAGAATAAAGAATAGTTCCTGTACCTGTAGCATCTATAGTTACAGATGCATTTGTACCACAATTTGAAATTACTACGTCATCTATTGTTGGTGCAGCCGTAAAGTTCATAGTTACATCGCCTAGGTTATATGAGCAACCATATTGATCTTCTACTGTTACGTTGTAAGTACCTGCAGGTGAGTTTGCCGCAATTGCTATAGGGTTATCGCCAGTTGTTGTAATAGTAGCAAAAGGAGCAGGACCTGTAATGGTATAGAAATAAGTACCTCCACCGCCTTGAACATTGTCTATCTTGATTAGACCAGGATTTTCACACGAAATATCTTGAATAGAATCTGGTGAACCTGTAATTATCTCTAATTCATTTAGAATAGCATTTTCACTGGCACTGATACATTGTTGAGCACCAGCATCGTCTATTTGTGTTACCTGAATATAGTATTCATTAGCGGAAAGGCCACTTACTGTAATAGTATTACTATAGGCCACAAAACCTGCACTTTGATCGATAATGTTATTATCGGTATCAAATAAGGTCCATTCCATTCTATTTTCTGTCAATCCATCTTCATCAACTATTGTGTATGTAATTTCACCGTTGTTTGCTAAATTACAAGAAGGATTAATTTCTGGTGTAATGGTCATTGGTAGACCACCAGCAATTTCATTTACATTAACAGTACTTTGTCTTATACAAGTACTTGGTGTGTTGTTATCCCTAACATAGAATACATAAGTTCTACCTGGTATTAAGTTCGTGAATTGATAGCTACCGTGACCTGCAGTTACTGCGCTGCCATCTAAATGAAGACTACCGCCAGGAAACCATGTAGCAATGCTTTCATCAAAGTTTGATGGGTCGTTAGAGAAAGCATACTCGTAGCCAGGTACACCTTCGCCACCTTGTACCGTTACTTTTAATTCATCACAGTTTTCAACTACTGATGTGGTTGTAATATCTAAATCATCTAATGGATATGGTATTATTTCTCTTGGTAAATCTGTTTGACAAATTAAATTGTTACTGCCATCTTTTGTACGTATTGAAGGAAAAACTTCATCTCCTGAAGTATACCCTCTAAATATTGGTGATGGCTGCCAAGTTGTACCTCCATCAGCACTAAATTCAAGCGTACCCGCAAGACCTGTAGTTACATTGGTAAAGTCAAAACCAAATTCTGTAGCTCCACCTGAACAATCACTAGCATATGCTAAAAGGATATCAGATGTAAGCTCAGCTGGCGCTATAATGGTTACCGTTTCTGTTTCTGAACAACCGGCTTCGTCTGTAATTACAACGTCATATTCACCAGGTGCCAGGTTATAGTATGTTTTTGTAGTACCTACAACATTTGTTTGTATTTGATCAGGTGTACCATTAGTAACATCTACCAATCTGTAATCAAAAGGAGATAGTCCGTCGTTAATAGTAACTTCAATAGTACCAGTGCCATCATGACAATCTGGGTCTGTTGCTACTGCTGATATGTCTAATACTGGGTTGGCCGCAATAGTTTCGGTTACCATTGTTTGGCAAGCATCTGTAGCATTTGCCTTATCTCTTACATAAATTTCATAATTCCCAATATTTGCCAGCGCAATTGTTGTTGAATTACTTGCTGAGAAATCAGCATCAGTAACTGTATTTCCAGAAGGGATAAAAGCATACACGAAATTATTGTCTCCGCCTGAAGCTGTTGCAGTTAAACTACCATCTGCACATAAACTTGCATTTACAGCGACAACACTAAGTGAAATTGTCGGCGCTATTGTTATTGATTGAATAGCTGAAGCACAACCATATTGGTCATTTACTTCAATATCATAGGTTCCTTCAGATAAGTTGCTAAATGTATATGTTACCTCTGTAATAGGAGAAGGTGTTAGCCATGCTCCGCCGTTAATTCTAAATGAATAATTACCATTACCATCAGTTACAGTAGCTGTTACTGTACCGTTGTTTTGACCGTCATAACATTGTGTGGCTGTTAAACCAAAAGCTATGGTATCTGGTTGAATTACGTTTACTGTAGTAGTTGAAATAACTTCACAGTTATTCTGATCTCTAACCCTAACATGATACTCGCCAGCAGGTACGTTCAAGAATTGTGGTGAGGTACTAAAAGTTCTTTCAATAGTATTATCGGTTAATTCTAATTGATACTCATAACCAGGTGTGCCTTCAGTTGCAGATGCTTGTAAAGTAGCACCTGTATTAAAACATGTAAATTCTGCTTTTTGTTGAAGATCAGCGGTTAATGTATTTGGTGATGTCAACGTTGCCGATGTCGCTGAGGTTGCCGTACACGTATTATCGTCTATTTTCTCGACCATAACTGTATACGTACCATCGGCAAGCGCTAAGGGTGTCGTGATTGGAGATGTTGTTTCCGTAGTCCATGTTGTACCACCGTCTAGAGAATATTGATATCCAAAAGTAGGATCGAAATTAGAAACCTCAAAACGAATGCTACCATTGTCACTACCGTTACAAGTAGGATCGGTACTACCTAAAATAGCTACTTCAAAAGTTTTTCCAGTTTCTACTATAAC
This genomic interval carries:
- a CDS encoding DUF11 domain-containing protein, with protein sequence MKQKLILFIIFIMVTTAGFSQLSDLHYLPPLKQGGNNQAVTQQSIYLSTPETTAFTVNIYRGTSTTIYSTTTLSKTIPQEIALPNGDNDITMMSNGNTGIILTIGGLRLEAPGGEKFYANYRGRSGSQATSLTSKGRQAMGNHFKWGGTPNKGTQASLTNSLGIMATEDGTTVTVSGYDPDCEFRLGNDRDGIIADSYTINLDANESFVFEAYVAETPANADGWLGADVISNNPIVISNGGLNTSVRVGYSGRDAAIDQPVPQNKLGKEYVFIRGNGTSETEIPIIIGTQNGTNIYVNGSTTAIATINDGDYFEIPESNYSVSSAGGNMFVTTSKDAYAYQLMAGASAIYTQGLNFIAPVNCLLPDTVDNITHIEDAAGVTMTGGVTLIASTTTPDANITVEDGSGPVALPAPSAVAGTTLWKTYYVPNLTGDVTVNSTGPIAVGFIGFSGARGIAGYFSGFDTVPEVDLQVTGGGCLPTAEVEVVDPNFDDYQWFENGVLIAGADSATYKPTQAGDYYVRVTKGGCTYDSQPLTAYYCDPDVVIKKVADQNTVSDGETVTFTITVESFGINSISNLVITDILPDGISLLSSSVSKGSFTYPNWSVGSMNSGELETLTLVTRVSLPDVNTSTATYTNNISNSQDQTDTNITTDDPSETVTVNFNTPKTVITNRRITFRATAN